The proteins below are encoded in one region of Callospermophilus lateralis isolate mCalLat2 chromosome 9, mCalLat2.hap1, whole genome shotgun sequence:
- the Espnl gene encoding espin-like protein, giving the protein MEEQQAIVAAKEGDVATLERLLEAGTLGPGITDALGAGLVHHASRTGHLDCIKFLVQRAQLPSNQRAHNGATPAHDAAATGGLAELRWLVRNGGCGLQDQDASGVSPLHLAARFGHPALVEWLLQEGHEATLETLEGALPLHHAAVSGDLTCLKLLVAVHRSSVNHRTRSGASPLYLACQEGHLHLAQFLVKDCGADVHLRALDGMSALHAAAARGHYSLVVWLVTFTDISLTTRDNEGATALHFAARGGHTPILDRLLLMGAPITRDSWGGTPLHDAAENGQMECCQTLLSHRADPSLRDEDGYTAADLAEYHGHQDCAQFLREMARPVPVLMTPPPPPFPPPPLSAARLSLEDRSRGGSGLRSHTPATLSPSWPGQHNQPVPSEQMARTVLPQITTSALAAPEGAESAVGDSPDGLAALQLDGVPSGDLDGLVPTRDERGRPIPEWKRQVMVRKLQARLGADRAREAQDDSGSPGLLEQAAWRYSQAHQAVLGPFGELLTEDDLVYLEKQIEDLQLRRRCQEYESELGRLAAELQALLPEPLVSITVNSHFLPRAPGLEEDQALALVAEPMDSAETGEAVPGGQPLPFWCSHISRLVRSMSLLLKGVNGLVQSEESATQALQDPRGGAAVRPPCSEAQREIQECGVSVRVLRGNFELAPGQPCASDLSPCELAAQPGQCLRGCCLAPLQPRASTTGGGPGPGDTEEASDSGISCEEAPSEAGAVPSLDSASLRKERIVMLFLSHWKKSAYIPALKTAACRTLEARKAGPQGQEVARSPRAPSLLPSEGPRLSHLWQQRSIITQLLGNWKAIMAHVPARQLRRLSRRRPRSPLSPEQFLPHVNGAPVPYSSLPLDLFMLGYFQLLECDLPAEERKMRHLLCFEVFEHLGAHGWEAVRAFHKAVTDEVAAGRRTWTDGFEDIKARFFGSSQGATRDTEPGRKSGLTPLGPLPSATVPSSGPESPAQRLGSGSQRGSFNSEDICGYIDRSFAFWKEKEAEMFNFE; this is encoded by the exons GACCAAGATGCCTCGGGCGTCTCCCCGCTGCACCTGGCTGCCCGCTTTGGACACCCGGCACTGGTGGAGTGGCTGTTGCAGGAGGGCCACGAAGCCACGCTGGAGACTCTGGAGGGCGCGTTGCCGCTGCACCATGCCGCTGTCAGCGGAGACCTGACCTGCCTGAAGCTCCTGGTGGCTGTCCACCGCAG CAGCGTGAACCACAGGACTCGCAGCGGTGCCTCCCCCCTCTACCTGGCCTGCCAGGAAGGCCACCTGCACCTGGCCCAGTTCCTGGTGAAGGACTGCGGAGCCGATGTGCACCTGCGTGCCCTCGATGGCATGAGTGCGCTGCATGCCGCTGCTGCCCGTGGCCACTACTCGCTCGTTGTCTGGCTG GTCACATTCACAGACATCAGCCTGACCACACGGGATAATGAGGGGGCCACCGCCCTGCACTTCGCTGCCCGTGGAGGCCACACACCCATCCTAGACCGGCTCCTGCTGATGGGTGCCCCGATCACGAGAGACTCTTGGGGTGGGACGCCCCTGCACGACGCAGCAGAGAATGGGCAGATGGAG TGCTGCCAGACCCTGCTCTCCCACCGCGCGGACCCCTCCCTGCGGGATGAAGACGGGTACACGGCGGCAGACCTAGCGGAGTACCACGGACACCAGGACTGCGCCCAGTTCTTGCGGGAGATGGCCCGGCCA GTGCCAGTCCTGATGACACCCCCGCCACCtccattcccacctcctccactgTCAGCTGCAAGGCTCTCCTTGGAGGACAGAAGTAGAGGTGGCTCGGGGCTCAGGAGCCACACAC CAGCGACTCTCAGCCCTTCCTGGCCTGGCCAGCACAATCAGCCTGTCCCCAGTGAGCAGATGGCCCGCACAGTCCTCCCACAGATCACCACCAGTGCCCTGGCTGCTCCTGAG GGAGCGGAGTCGGCAGTGGGTGACTCCCCCGATGGCCTGGCTGCGCTGCAGCTGGATGGTGTGCCATCAGGAGACCTGGACGGGCTGGTGCCCACGCGGGACGAGCGTGGCCGGCCCATCCCCGAGTGGAAGCGGCAGGTGATGGTGCGGAAGCTGCAGGCGCGCCTGGGCGCAGACCGTGCTCGCGAGGCCCAG GATGACAGTGGGAGCCCAGGCCTCCTGGAGCAGGCGGCCTGGCGGTACTCGCAGGCCCACCAAGCAGTCCTGGGCCCCTTTGGGGAGCTGCTGACCGAGGACGACCTGGTCTACCTGGAGAAACAGATCGAAGACCTGCAGCTCCGGCGCCGCTGCCAGGAGTACGAGAGTGAGCTGGGCCGGCTGGCTGCGGAGTTGCAGGCCCTGCTGCCTGAGCCCCTGGTCAGCATCACCGTCAACAGCCACTTCCTGCCCCGGGCGCCTGGGCTGGAGGAAGATCAGGCCCTGGCCCTGGTGGCTGAGCCCATGGACTcagcagagactggggaggccGTGCCTGGCGGGCAGCCTCTGCCCTTCTGGTGTAGCCACATCAGCCGCCTGGTGCGCAGCATGTCCCTGCTGCTGAAGGGTGTGAACGGGCTGGTGCAGAGCGAGGAGTCGGCCACCCAGGCCCTGCAAGATCCCCGGGGGGGTGCCGCAGTCAGGCCCCCTTGCAGCGAGGCCCAGCGTGAGATCCAGGAATGCGGGGTGTCCGTGCGAGTGCTGCGTGGCAACTTTGAGTTGGCCCCTGGACAGCCCTGTGCCTCAGACCTGAGCCCTTGTGAACTGGCCGCCCAGCCTGGGCAGTGCCTGAGAGGCTGCTGCCTGGCTCCCCTGCAGCCCCGAGCCAGCACAACAGGAGGGGGGCCCGGGCCAGGTGACACAGAGGAGGCCAGTGACTCAGGCATCAGCTGTGAGGAGGCCCCTTCGGAGGCGGGTGCCGTGCCCAGCCTGGACTCAGCCAGCCTGCGCAAGGAGCGCATTGTCATGCTGTTCCTCAGCCACTGGAAGAAGTCAGCCTATATACCCGCCCTCAAGACGGCGGCCTGCAGGACCCTGGAGGCCCGCAAAGCTGGGCCACAGGGACAGGAGGTGGCCAGGAGCCCTCGGGCACCCTCCCTGCTGCCCAGTGAGGGCCCCCGGCTCAGCCACCTGTGGCAGCAGCGGAGCATCATCACCCAGCTGCTGGGGAACTGGAAGGCCATCATGGCCCACGTGCCGGCCCGGCAGCTGCGGCGGCTGAGCCGGCGGCGGCCCCGCAGTCCCCTGTCCCCTGAGCAGTTCCTGCCCCACGTGAATGGGGCTCCTGTGCCCTACAGTAGCCTCCCGCTGGACCTCTTCATGCTGGGCTACTTCCAGCTCCTGGAGTGTGACCTGCCGGCCGAGGAGCGCAAGATGCGCCACTTGCTGTGCTTCGAGGTCTTTGAGCACCTGGGTGCCCACGGCTGGGAGGCTGTGCGTGCCTTCCACAAGGCCGTGACTGATGAGGTGGCGGCTGGCCGCCGCACCTGGACTGATGGCTTTGAGGACATCAAAGCTCGCTTCTTTGGCTCCAGCCAGGGTGCCACTCGGGACACGGAGCCTGGTCGAAAGTCAGGCCTGACCCCCCTGGGGCCACTGCCTTCTGCCACCGTCCCAAGCAGTGGCCCAGAGTCCCCTGCACAGCGGCTGGGGTCTGGCTCCCAGCGGGGCAGCTTCAACAGCGAGGACATCTGTGGCTACATTGACCGGAGCTTTGCCTTCTGGAAGGAGAAGGAGGCTGAGATGTTTAACTTTGAGTGA